In Pedobacter sp. WC2423, the following are encoded in one genomic region:
- a CDS encoding porin family protein yields MAQTEKGKILLGGYAYFNSYKGTSMTDRNTNLGINPAVGIFVTDNLVIGTGLGYVHTAYTQNLVEGGEIGSVRRKAYVVSVSPFGRYYVGITPQLKFFGQLEAAVNWRNIKGNEAMGEKDLKSNFYSATLSPGFALFPSKRIGIELSITGFQYAKQHWKTEEATLTDFRSFSFGSDFFNPRLGIQFYL; encoded by the coding sequence ATGGCGCAGACAGAAAAAGGAAAAATACTTTTAGGAGGATATGCTTATTTCAATAGCTACAAAGGTACCAGCATGACAGACAGAAATACTAACTTAGGAATCAATCCTGCGGTGGGAATTTTTGTGACGGATAATCTGGTCATAGGAACCGGATTAGGATATGTGCATACTGCTTATACCCAGAATTTGGTAGAGGGGGGAGAAATAGGATCTGTGCGAAGAAAAGCTTATGTTGTAAGCGTAAGCCCATTCGGGAGATATTATGTGGGTATCACACCGCAACTTAAATTTTTTGGTCAGCTGGAAGCAGCTGTAAACTGGCGGAATATAAAAGGTAATGAAGCAATGGGGGAAAAAGATTTGAAGAGTAATTTTTATAGCGCAACCTTATCTCCGGGATTTGCATTGTTTCCTTCTAAAAGAATCGGGATCGAACTGTCAATTACCGGATTTCAATATGCAAAACAGCATTGGAAAACTGAAGAGGCAACCTTAACTGATTTCAGATCTTTTAGTTTTGGAAGTGACTTCTTTAATCCCCGTTTAGGGATTCAATTCTATTTATAA